A single window of Polyangiaceae bacterium DNA harbors:
- a CDS encoding protein kinase, with protein sequence METPELLENVEERLRKAVLAAALFGAADDAPRIGRFALLQRIGAGAMGVVYEAFDAQLDRRVAIKLVRNENKVEAHTNRLLREARAMAKLAHPNVVTVYDVGQWEGGLFVAMELVRGGTLQGWLAAQTRGVRETLDMFLAAGRGLVAAHGAGLIHRDFKPANVLVGEDDRPRVADFGLVRLAGEVLLGAEPSSAFVDGFSTATGAVLGTPAYMAPEQLQGARVGAGADQFSFCVALYEALCGVLPFGGGTCEDRLRAIQAGELTPPAPGRRPVRRVLDVLRRGLSAEPHARFPSMQTLLDALIVAERRGKGRWVSMAGGALLCALGAFGKAANNQQPPAASSMQLDAAEQQHDATLLSAARRLSPTDPTLAAVLLAEVEAPQRHREWSTLAQEVLAQPIARFVWNDVRLSPSQHADHVVLLQDLEGSLIARSLDDGRELARRNGAEWGAVYPQGDELLVHTTRGLEIWPLGRTTTTPSWQSDRSGIARVALGATGRDIFALSNDGSVLHWDETRPTTPAVLRVIGDSQDNTRAIVLADAGVVWKSTARDGIEIWPLRGQGSPQRLDFGGNDFTAAHISRTARRIAVGFDDGTIQLWSKGGRTPIEVRGHSSEIRHLLLSDERERLVAWAVDGSTRIWNLQSLPMKQSRETPLMLPRHEATTMTMNADGRMLMTTSPGVPGMTRAWDLSTQDVSVLRTKDGSDACGHSSPDGKWAFTCSIHGSARAWPLDSPSTTLAFGHSAPIWAGKRQGNRLATASQDGTARIWQIGERGELRETAVYSSAPATRVWTAVFSPGGEWLATGSNDGKARVWNTNGSQAPVVFSGHEEWVYSLAFSPDDQSLFTGSKRGCIRRFRIDGGAPAVILCQASVRGQVNEIVLSADGTKGAAALASGHLVVWDNAGAVVSHAPRVIPTAHGEQVQAMVFRPDGRQLVSVGRDRKVRLWDTASGAWIRDIGAHDGAVYHVSMSPDGRQIVTSSADGTARVWPMEGDGAPVILKGHEGWVVWAEFDRAGRRIVTAGYAATARIWDLEQPMVPRVLRGHWNGIRYATFDERGQRVITAAMDGTVRSWDIADEKVERLQRRLREATRACLTTAQRVELIGEDATTAAERAAACSR encoded by the coding sequence ATGGAGACACCGGAACTGTTGGAAAACGTCGAGGAGCGCCTGCGCAAGGCGGTGCTTGCGGCAGCGCTTTTCGGGGCGGCGGATGACGCACCACGTATCGGTCGATTCGCGCTTTTGCAACGTATCGGTGCTGGCGCGATGGGTGTCGTGTACGAAGCGTTTGACGCGCAGCTCGATCGGCGGGTGGCCATCAAGCTCGTGCGTAATGAAAACAAGGTCGAGGCGCATACGAATCGGTTGCTCCGCGAAGCGCGGGCCATGGCGAAGCTTGCGCACCCCAATGTCGTGACGGTCTACGATGTGGGGCAATGGGAAGGTGGGCTGTTCGTCGCGATGGAGCTGGTGCGTGGCGGAACCCTCCAGGGATGGCTCGCCGCGCAGACTCGCGGCGTTCGTGAGACGCTGGACATGTTCTTGGCGGCGGGCCGGGGCCTCGTGGCTGCGCATGGTGCGGGGTTGATTCATCGCGATTTCAAGCCAGCCAATGTGCTCGTCGGGGAGGACGACCGACCGCGGGTGGCGGATTTCGGTTTGGTGCGGCTTGCTGGCGAGGTCCTGCTGGGCGCGGAGCCGAGCTCCGCCTTCGTGGACGGTTTTTCCACGGCAACGGGCGCAGTTCTGGGCACACCGGCCTACATGGCGCCGGAGCAGCTTCAAGGGGCGCGCGTGGGCGCTGGTGCTGACCAATTCAGCTTTTGCGTGGCCCTGTACGAGGCTCTTTGCGGGGTTTTGCCTTTTGGCGGCGGCACGTGCGAGGACCGGCTTCGCGCAATACAGGCAGGCGAGCTCACGCCGCCTGCGCCTGGTCGCCGCCCAGTGCGCCGAGTGCTCGATGTGCTGCGGCGAGGTTTGTCGGCGGAACCGCACGCGCGTTTCCCGTCGATGCAGACGCTGCTCGACGCGCTCATCGTGGCCGAGCGGCGTGGAAAGGGCCGATGGGTTTCAATGGCGGGTGGCGCGCTTCTATGCGCATTGGGGGCTTTCGGCAAAGCGGCCAACAACCAGCAGCCCCCTGCCGCGTCTTCCATGCAGCTCGATGCTGCCGAACAGCAGCACGATGCAACGTTGCTTTCGGCCGCGCGTCGCCTTTCGCCGACGGATCCAACCCTGGCAGCCGTTCTGCTGGCGGAAGTCGAGGCACCGCAGCGCCATCGAGAATGGTCTACCTTGGCGCAGGAGGTTCTCGCGCAGCCAATCGCTCGATTCGTCTGGAACGACGTGAGGCTTTCGCCTTCGCAACACGCTGATCACGTCGTCCTTTTGCAAGATTTGGAGGGCTCTCTGATTGCGCGATCCCTGGACGATGGGCGCGAATTAGCTCGACGAAATGGTGCGGAATGGGGCGCGGTCTATCCGCAAGGTGACGAGTTGCTCGTTCATACGACGCGAGGTTTGGAGATCTGGCCCCTTGGTCGAACAACCACGACCCCGTCATGGCAAAGCGATCGCTCCGGGATTGCTCGGGTCGCTTTGGGAGCAACGGGCCGCGACATTTTTGCGTTATCGAACGATGGCTCGGTGCTTCATTGGGACGAGACACGCCCTACGACGCCGGCTGTGTTGCGCGTGATCGGGGATTCGCAGGACAATACGCGGGCAATCGTCCTTGCCGACGCGGGTGTGGTTTGGAAGAGCACCGCGAGAGACGGAATCGAGATTTGGCCTTTACGGGGGCAGGGTTCTCCGCAGCGATTGGATTTTGGTGGCAACGATTTTACCGCAGCGCATATCTCGCGTACGGCACGCCGAATAGCGGTCGGCTTCGACGACGGCACGATCCAGCTCTGGTCCAAGGGGGGCCGCACGCCCATCGAGGTTCGGGGGCATTCGAGCGAAATCCGTCACCTTTTGCTGAGCGACGAGCGCGAGCGTCTGGTCGCATGGGCGGTAGATGGGAGCACGCGTATATGGAATTTGCAGTCATTGCCGATGAAGCAATCACGCGAAACGCCGCTGATGCTGCCTCGTCACGAAGCGACGACCATGACCATGAATGCGGATGGGCGAATGCTGATGACGACATCGCCGGGCGTGCCTGGGATGACGCGGGCCTGGGATCTGTCGACTCAAGATGTTTCGGTGCTTCGAACGAAGGATGGTAGCGATGCTTGCGGCCACTCGAGCCCCGATGGAAAGTGGGCTTTTACCTGCTCGATACACGGCTCGGCGCGAGCTTGGCCATTGGATTCGCCCTCCACGACGCTTGCATTTGGGCATTCCGCGCCGATTTGGGCAGGTAAACGGCAAGGAAATCGTTTGGCCACGGCGTCGCAGGATGGGACGGCACGTATCTGGCAAATCGGCGAACGTGGAGAATTGCGCGAGACGGCGGTGTATTCCTCAGCGCCTGCGACGCGAGTGTGGACCGCCGTTTTCAGTCCCGGTGGGGAGTGGCTGGCGACGGGATCGAATGATGGTAAAGCGCGAGTTTGGAATACGAATGGAAGCCAAGCGCCCGTTGTGTTTTCCGGACATGAAGAATGGGTGTATTCGTTGGCCTTTTCGCCGGATGACCAATCGCTTTTCACCGGTTCGAAACGGGGTTGCATTCGGCGGTTTCGCATCGATGGCGGTGCGCCCGCGGTCATTCTTTGCCAGGCGAGCGTGCGAGGGCAGGTGAATGAAATCGTGCTGAGCGCCGACGGGACCAAGGGCGCAGCGGCACTCGCTTCTGGCCATCTGGTGGTCTGGGACAATGCGGGTGCCGTCGTTTCCCACGCGCCGCGCGTGATTCCAACCGCGCACGGGGAGCAGGTGCAAGCGATGGTATTTCGCCCCGATGGGCGGCAATTGGTGAGCGTCGGCCGAGACCGCAAGGTGCGCCTTTGGGATACGGCGAGCGGCGCATGGATCCGGGACATTGGCGCTCATGATGGCGCGGTTTATCACGTATCCATGAGCCCAGATGGACGCCAGATTGTCACGAGCTCAGCGGACGGCACGGCGCGAGTATGGCCGATGGAAGGCGACGGAGCACCGGTCATCTTGAAAGGCCACGAAGGGTGGGTGGTGTGGGCCGAGTTTGACCGGGCGGGACGGCGCATCGTTACGGCAGGGTACGCCGCGACCGCGCGGATATGGGACTTGGAACAGCCCATGGTGCCGCGGGTTTTACGAGGTCATTGGAACGGCATTCGGTATGCGACATTCGATGAGCGAGGTCAGCGTGTGATTACCGCGGCAATGGATGGGACGGTGCGTAGCTGGGACATTGCCGACGAAAAGGTGGAACGATTGCAACGCCGGCTCCGAGAGGCCACGCGGGCGTGTTTGACGACGGCGCAACGCGTGGAGCTCATCGGGGAGGACGCGACGACGGCAGCAGAGAGGGCAGCAGCGTGTAGTCGCTAG
- a CDS encoding sigma-70 family RNA polymerase sigma factor, producing MIATDAELISQWRNGDRRAGAALFERHYPAIARFFHNKVDDGVRDELVQNVFLACLENPAGFRGEASFKTYLFGIAHHILNDFLRARIRKSRREDVAFDVQSVIDLGQSPEQPMVEHQEQRALLEALRRIPLDYQVVLELHYWERLTAAEIGLAIGIPLGTAKTRLLEGRKALESALTKIDVSREILQSTLDDLDGWALRVRPQIPLIQRDRGSG from the coding sequence ATGATTGCGACAGATGCCGAGCTCATCTCCCAATGGCGCAATGGCGACCGTCGTGCGGGTGCGGCCCTTTTCGAGCGGCACTACCCCGCCATTGCTCGCTTCTTTCACAACAAGGTCGACGATGGCGTTCGCGACGAGCTGGTTCAAAACGTGTTCTTGGCGTGCCTCGAAAACCCCGCCGGTTTTCGCGGCGAGGCGAGTTTCAAGACATACCTCTTCGGTATCGCGCACCACATTCTCAACGATTTCCTGCGTGCTCGCATACGTAAGAGTCGGCGCGAAGATGTCGCTTTCGATGTCCAGTCCGTCATTGATTTAGGGCAATCGCCCGAGCAGCCGATGGTCGAGCATCAGGAGCAGCGTGCGTTGCTCGAAGCGCTGCGCCGGATTCCTCTTGATTATCAGGTCGTACTGGAGCTGCATTATTGGGAGCGGCTCACGGCGGCCGAAATCGGACTCGCCATCGGCATACCGCTTGGTACGGCAAAGACTCGGCTGCTCGAAGGCCGAAAAGCGCTCGAATCAGCGCTCACGAAAATCGACGTATCGCGAGAAATCCTTCAAAGCACGCTCGATGATCTGGACGGGTGGGCTTTGCGGGTGCGGCCCCAGATACCGCTCATCCAACGCGACCGCGGCTCAGGGTGA
- a CDS encoding NAD-binding protein: MLVNTGSLLTYAHVYVPALLIILIIKFVSGFAPVLAWGYPRIATEAGAAIAQVGEFSLVLLLVSRSLGLIDDVAYQVFTIIAVLSMLVNPFLIGAAPRFFGLLHRLPMPRSVREGRLATKEVSDDLANLRDHVLIAGYGLNGRNLARALESLDIPYAAAELGPEAVAAAYAAGEKVYYGDCTRPDVLRRLGIERARVFVVAISDPQATRRAVQVARQESATVHIIVRTRYVFEIEHLLAIGANEVIPEEFETSLEILARTLHEYQVPTRTVDQAILRFRSDAYQALRQSAPLSENRSILEGLSLALEIETVRIRATDFATGKTLRDLALPSKTRVVILAIRKGDEVITTPAADYAVADGDMLILVGTHEQLVNALDLLEKGQANGEGLAATQEGTSDPSDEPMAEREGDEGDQKDA; this comes from the coding sequence ATGCTCGTGAATACCGGGTCGCTCTTGACCTATGCTCACGTGTACGTGCCCGCTTTGCTGATCATTTTGATCATCAAGTTCGTGAGCGGCTTTGCCCCAGTTCTGGCCTGGGGGTATCCCCGCATTGCCACCGAGGCTGGTGCTGCCATTGCCCAGGTCGGCGAATTCTCGCTCGTATTGCTCCTGGTGAGCCGTTCGCTGGGGCTCATCGACGACGTCGCATATCAGGTGTTCACCATCATTGCGGTGCTCAGCATGCTCGTGAACCCATTTCTGATCGGCGCGGCCCCGCGATTTTTTGGCCTCCTGCATCGGCTACCCATGCCTCGTTCGGTGAGAGAGGGGCGGCTGGCGACGAAAGAGGTCAGCGATGACCTGGCGAATCTTCGCGACCATGTGCTCATCGCAGGTTACGGCCTCAATGGGCGCAACCTCGCGCGTGCGCTCGAGTCGCTCGACATTCCCTATGCGGCGGCGGAGCTCGGGCCCGAAGCCGTCGCCGCAGCCTATGCTGCTGGTGAAAAGGTTTATTATGGCGACTGTACCCGCCCAGATGTTCTCAGGCGGCTTGGGATCGAACGTGCGCGAGTCTTCGTGGTGGCGATCTCCGACCCGCAGGCCACTCGTCGGGCTGTGCAAGTCGCTCGTCAGGAGAGCGCGACCGTTCACATCATCGTGCGAACTCGGTATGTGTTCGAAATCGAGCATCTATTGGCGATCGGGGCAAACGAGGTCATTCCCGAGGAGTTCGAGACGTCGTTGGAGATTTTGGCGCGAACGCTGCACGAATATCAGGTTCCGACAAGGACGGTGGATCAAGCCATTCTACGATTCCGCAGCGACGCCTACCAGGCGCTTCGCCAAAGCGCCCCGCTATCCGAGAACCGCTCGATTCTGGAAGGGCTGTCGCTCGCGCTCGAAATCGAGACCGTGCGAATACGAGCCACCGATTTCGCCACCGGCAAAACACTTCGAGATTTGGCGCTGCCATCCAAGACCCGCGTCGTCATTTTGGCGATACGAAAAGGCGACGAGGTCATCACGACACCAGCGGCGGATTATGCCGTGGCCGACGGCGATATGCTCATTCTCGTCGGCACCCACGAACAGCTCGTGAATGCATTGGACTTGCTCGAAAAGGGGCAAGCGAACGGCGAGGGCTTGGCAGCGACGCAAGAAGGAACGAGCGATCCGTCCGACGAGCCCATGGCCGAGCGCGAAGGCGACGAGGGCGACCAGAAGGACGCGTGA
- a CDS encoding radical SAM protein, whose protein sequence is MTPAPTDEPAAGRVATASRGPSGLVYVVWELTLRCDHACHHCGSRAARARPDELSTAEALDVVTQLASMGAREVTLIGGEAYLRNDWDTIARAIVERGMRCTMTTGGRGMTRERAQRAKAAGLSSISVSIDGLREAHDMQRGSGSFDAALAAMQNIRDAGIELSANTQINHLSLPDLDALLDMWIARGVRGWQMQLTVPMGRAAERPDWLFQPYELTSVYPKLAAIAERGAKHGVQFWPANNIGYFGPYETLLRGRGVVEDRVWGGCVAGEHALGLESNGTVKGCPSLPTDAYAGGNVRERAIVDIWEHTRELRFVRDRTVDDLWGYCRTCYYADVCRAGCTWTSHVFFGRAGNNPYCHHRALDFERRGLRERLVPNEPAPGRPFDHGRFDLIVEPLDAPMKDAKRRLPFVRAAD, encoded by the coding sequence ATGACGCCGGCACCGACTGATGAACCTGCCGCGGGCCGCGTGGCAACGGCGTCACGTGGGCCGTCGGGTTTGGTCTACGTCGTTTGGGAGCTGACGCTTCGCTGCGATCACGCTTGCCATCATTGCGGCAGTCGCGCGGCGCGGGCGCGACCGGACGAATTGTCCACGGCCGAGGCGCTCGATGTGGTCACGCAGCTCGCGAGCATGGGTGCGCGTGAAGTGACGCTGATCGGCGGCGAGGCGTATCTGCGCAATGACTGGGATACGATCGCTCGGGCCATCGTGGAGCGTGGAATGCGCTGCACGATGACCACGGGCGGCCGCGGCATGACGCGCGAACGAGCTCAGCGGGCAAAGGCTGCGGGGCTTTCGAGCATCTCCGTGTCGATTGATGGGCTTCGCGAAGCGCACGACATGCAGCGCGGTTCGGGGAGCTTCGACGCGGCATTGGCAGCCATGCAGAACATACGCGACGCGGGCATCGAGCTATCGGCCAATACGCAAATCAACCACCTTTCGTTGCCGGACCTCGATGCATTGCTCGATATGTGGATCGCGCGAGGTGTTCGCGGCTGGCAAATGCAGCTCACCGTGCCCATGGGCCGGGCGGCCGAGCGGCCCGATTGGCTTTTTCAACCGTACGAGCTGACCTCGGTATACCCGAAGCTCGCGGCCATTGCCGAGCGCGGGGCGAAGCATGGCGTGCAATTCTGGCCTGCGAACAACATTGGATATTTTGGCCCGTACGAGACGCTTTTGCGTGGACGTGGCGTCGTGGAAGATCGCGTCTGGGGTGGATGTGTGGCCGGCGAACATGCGCTCGGGCTCGAATCCAACGGCACCGTGAAGGGATGTCCTTCGTTGCCGACCGATGCGTATGCTGGCGGCAACGTGCGCGAGCGAGCGATTGTGGACATTTGGGAGCATACGCGCGAGCTTCGTTTCGTGCGTGATCGGACGGTCGACGATTTGTGGGGATATTGCCGGACTTGTTATTACGCGGATGTTTGTCGTGCGGGTTGTACGTGGACGAGCCACGTGTTTTTTGGTCGAGCGGGCAACAATCCATATTGTCACCACCGCGCGCTCGATTTCGAGCGCCGAGGGCTGCGCGAGCGGCTCGTACCGAACGAGCCCGCGCCGGGTCGGCCATTTGATCACGGGCGTTTCGATTTGATTGTGGAGCCGCTCGATGCGCCAATGAAAGACGCCAAGCGACGTTTGCCATTCGTGCGCGCGGCAGATTGA